Genomic segment of Benincasa hispida cultivar B227 chromosome 1, ASM972705v1, whole genome shotgun sequence:
CCTTTTAAAGACGAGATAACTTATCAAATATTGTTTATAGACTCATGTTGACAGGGCAAATTTTAAGATCGAAAATTGGCCTAATTGGGCTGTCTGAAAGACAGTCCTGCCCATCATCTGGACTTATCCAgacaaaataataacaataatataaaataaaataaaaataaaaaaataaagaaattggaggaaataacaaaataggaaagatcctcttgatttttgtcaaaaaaatagAATTGATAAGATTTCTAGCAAAAACGTGTTACACACATGACATATACTTTTTTATTCCCAATATTGCCTCTAGTATGGTTGAATAACAACTTTTTAGATTACTGTGTAATTACCATATTGTGTATCAATTTTCAATAGAAATACAGTCTAAATGGAATCTTCGATTATGAAACTTTGTatcaattttcaataaaaatacaaTGTAATTGGAATTGTCGAGATAAACGTGTCAGGTTTTTCTcccattttgaaatttgatttgacGGTTTCATATCATATTTGATTGATTTAACCactttttttgaaatattcagAATTAATCTATCTTTTATTGTTTatcaccattttgattttaatttataatacatcttACATTAAATCCAATATTATTAATAACCGAGATAAAATATAAGTGTAAGTTGAGAGATTGATTAATAACCGATATTAAAAATACAGTATAATTGGTCCAACTAAGTTAAACCTAATAGATTTGCCAAAAGAGAAAATGAGcaccatttcaatttttttgtcctttttgaaattcaatctatattttattatcaaattaaattttgacaactacttttcaaattgattcaaaataaaccaattttttccttattttttcccccaattttaaatttgaatttatcttttattaacaaatttgattttacCTTACTAATCAACCATTATACCACCTTTTTATcttaatatttttcattattctaTACATATTGTTACGAATTAAttgtaatctttttttttaatatttctgaAATTTTCACGTTTTATCTCATGATATATGTGTCTCGTTAAAAAAAGAGATTTAACTAATTTACTACACATACAGTCTAATTGTAATGCATAGTTATGAGATTTTTAACCAACATATATTAGTAATTATTGTAAAATTATGTGGTTTTAACCAACATTTTTCACAATTCTTGGTTATAACAGTATACATTTACATCTACAGTGTAATTGTAATGCAAAGTTATAAGCCATAATTTTGTGATTTCGAATTATAACATAATTTTATATCTTTTTGATTTTTCTCCaccattaaaaatatattcttttgctaatcaatttgatttgattttaattttttcgatttgtttatcatttttttatcacGTCATAATTTCTTCGATTTGATTCAATTTCATGtaattcttttcaattttttgataCATTTTCTTATCACggttattggatttttaatttttcaatctttgttaataaaagtttagaatttgtaaatttgaatttgagataaaaaaaggattaatatatatatatatatataatatatacgagaattaaaagaaaaatatatttttttttctgaaaccCATGCgtcaaataaatttttaatagaattttaaaTTCTAGATTTCCTTTTGGaatctaataaattttaatagaattttagtcaataaaaatgtttaaagaaAATGTACCCTACAATATATCTTTAAGATCAAATATTGGTTGttttcaatttcttacaataatatatatatgtatattacttaacaatctaaataaaataaaataacaaaaacctACAAATCTCatcttccttttctcttttagtTAGCCACTACCTCCTTCCTCAAATCTCTCTCCCCTCCTCAATTTCATGCCTACCACCCTTGGTATAATTTCATTGTCTCAGCTAGCTTCTAACAACCATTCCCCACTAGGTCACGGGTCTTGGTTGCTCACATGTCTGTTTCTTAATTTTGTTTATGCTCTGAACACCGTTTTCAATATTGGTGTTCTGGAATTGATGTCAAACACAATTCTAAATCTAATAGGATTTCTAAGCTTGTCTCTGACTGATTCTCTTTGTCTAGTCACATCATCTATAGGTTACAATTTTTTCAAATACTCACTTGCCAACAACAATTTCACTAACATAATCAACTATTCTCTTGTCTTGGAGGAAGTCCATCGTTGTGGACATCCATAAGCTTCTCACGATCATTACCATTTGGTTGTAGTCTTCCCTCGCACACATACATCCTATTGACAGCCAGAAGCGTGAAGGACCATATGAGGTGATTTTTAATTATTGCTCGACAAATGTTTAGATACAATGTATTTGTGGTATTCGAGTTGTTTTTGAAGCATTGTATCtttaaacttaatttatttgtttttaggGTAGTTTggtcatttattaattattattttctactATTTAAATTCactttgctattttttttataattttgagaaatttttgccatttttttcaaatgaaactttaaaatttgttcttTCTCTTATCAaccctaaaataaaataataataaatatttttctagtcaagtttcaatttggtcaccaaattttaaaatgctacattttcaatctttacgttttgattttgatttaaatttagactttaagtttcaaaatgtcaCAATTTTACTTTGAGATTTAGTTTTGTTTCAACTCGGTTTATAGAGTttgagatttatacttttaatctaaaattttcactaaatattctactaattaatctaaaagaattaaaagattTATAATCATTAAAGTTTCACTTTTTTCATTACTagagtttattttaaaattttacttcataattattttaaattaattaatagacattaatgtCAAAGActaaaatatgtatttaataaaaaatcaagaCTAAAATTATCAACTTAAAAATCAAATCGGAACAAAATTCAAGTAAAAGtgcaatattttaaaacttaagaactaaattgaaatcaaacttagTTAATTAAAGgcttaaaatataatattttaaaatttgaggataaaaataaaaaataactaccAACAAATATTAAATGGTAAAATACATCCTTTCGGCCAAAATTCGACCGTTAGAaagtatttttgtttgttttcctttttccaaaTTTCCCAACGTTCACTCCTCACAACGCAACGACTCTCCTTTGTTTTCCCTATTAAATAAATCTCAACACAACTTTTCAAAACAAACCCTATTCCGATTCAATTCCTCCATActtactcttcttcttcttcctcctcaaaCAAACCCTATTTTTATGGAGATTCTCACCCAACCAACCATTCCCAAATCCCCAATTTCTGATCAACAGCTTCAAATTTGCGGCTCCGGCGACGCCCAAACGGCGGCGACCCCAATTCCAGAACTTGATGAGAAGTTGGAAAGTTCAAAACCTGAGTGTAAAACTCCAACCCCAGAAGAGAAAACAGAGGAAAAACAGAGGATTTTGGTTCTTGAAAATGGGTCCATAGATCGATCCACGGTGCCGAAGAGCCCTGGAAAGCTGAATTTGGAGTGCAAAACTCCAAGCCCAGATGAGAAAACAGAGGAAAAACGGAGGATTTTGGTTTCAAAAAATGGGTCCATGGATcgatcgaaggtgccaaagagCCCAGCAAAGATGAATTTGGAGTGTAAAACTCCGACCCAAAGGGTGAAAATTGGAGGCATTGAGTTCCCTAAAAATGGTACTCCTAATCGCCTCAAACTCCCCATTGCATTCAAATACCCTGAAAGGTACTCTTGCTTTAACTCTGAATTTTGGAGTTCATAtcacaaaacaaaagaagaacaTTGAATGAGTTGATGATTCTTTTGTTGTGTTTAGGTATACAAGTCCCACTGATTTGATGATCTCTCCCATCAGCAAAGGCATCCTTGCCAGAACCAGGAAAGGAGCTGTTCCTTCCAAGGTTTTaactctctttctttctcaacCCTTTATTAATTGTGCTTGAGACactaaattgaattaaaaaagaagTTTGGAGTTAATACGTTGGAGTTAGGAAGTTCGTGTTTGGGATGCTTGATAAATATGCCAACTTCAATAATGTTtactattgaaattaaattatttaataccAACTTATGAAGCTGATGAACCAAACACATGAAGTTTTCTAATACTATGGATACTCTAATTTGCCTTCATAAATATTTTAGGACACCACTTTGATATCAGTGAATCCCACCGTATTCTTAAAATACATCGATGAAATAGACTAAAATAATTCAACCCAGAAAAAtacactttttaaaatatacaaatcatcattctttcatttatttatttatttttgttgatgGCAGATGCATGAGTTGAGAAATCCAGAGATAAGTCTTCTATATCAAAGCTGAACAAAGGGTTATAAAACTTTCAAGCATTCTATTCCTTTTCCTCTTCAAGAATTTGCCTCACTCAGATTGTGATGCAAAAATCAGTTCTACTTCTTAGAAGCTTCTATTTCCATGGCCTTTTAATCTTCATTGgtttgtttatatttatttcaatcTGCAGTTGTGAATCATCATGTTATATTATTGgtgaagttttttcttttttctttttccttttttttttttttaaattattattttttaaaataattttctcaaGTGATTTGAAGAAAATCCATTTGTGTAACTATTATTCAAAATTACTAGTGCAAATGGGGTTTGATAACAATATATCGAAAATTATAGAAAGATTACAAACATCGTTAAATCATCATTGAACTCAAAAGCTCTATCTAAAACTAGTTTATCCTTTCATATATTCTCAAACAGAAAATGAGCCAAAAAACTAATCAAAGTTAAAAGTTTGCGCGGAGAGTCAATCGAGACGAACTTGATACCATTGAATCGAACCGACATCTCCATCGATTTCGAGTTCACAAACAGACTTTACCAAGAAAGAAACAGCTTCCTCAATGGATTGAAAGCGTGAGAGATCAGGTGGAAGGGGAGTTGGCCAATTTTCAAGCCAACCTTTCAAAATGGCTTCCAATTCTTCTTTGGAAACAaatttctcttcttctcctGGCTCCAATAATACATATGTATCACTACTTTGattcacccttcttcttctacttccaTATACCTATCAAAATTCaaccataaaagagaaaaattttagaaatcgGACCCTTCAATTTACGGTTGGGTTAAACTCACTTCAACAAAACTTTAAGGACTTGGAGggtaaaaaaaaggaaaaaaaaaccttgatTTGTTGACGTTTGGAAGCAGTGGGCAGATTGCTAAGAAGGAAGGAAGTACCCAAAAAGCACTTTGAAACATCTCTTCTTGATAATTTATAATCTTGCTTTGCTGCTCTTGCTCTTTTACCTGTGcaaccaaaaatcaaaaaccCAATTGTGATAttcccaaaaaaagaaaaaaaaaaaagaaaaaaaaaagaaggtttATTCATACATGAGGAGAGGTTAGAATTGGAATAAAGAAACATTCCATTGCAGCTTTGGAAGTGTTTGTGAAGAGCTCTCTCCATTTGAGTCCTATCTCTTGATGTTGCTGTTTGGGGATGAAGGAAGGAGATGCAATAGAAACAAACTCATTCTTTTGTTGGGGATAATGTTTTTCTTTCCACTAATTGCCCCTCCACTTTCtcccttattttccattttacCCTCCTAATTTCAGACCATAAATATGTCTTATCTATtacaattattatataaaaaatagatgtCTATTAGATAGACATTCTTAGTGTCCACATAATCCACCTTCTATTTGTTAAATTGTCTTAGTAACATTTGGTGGATTTTGAAAGACACACATTAGGCAAATTTCAAAAAGTttagagaaagtggagaaatccataatttgttattttatttacttttgttatttattttattttatatatttatatatattatatttaatttattttcatatttatatatcccatatatttatattatattaatttattttaatattatatttattgacATTCGTGTTTCCGTTGTgcttctcaaattcacaacacgttatcagcacgaacTCCTGTCGTTTTTGCCGCTAAAGATAgatcctaaaggtatgtcgattttttcctctttgttataattaataaacttaatgttattttgcatatttagtatctattaaatttctaacacaaatacaatattttatgataatgTTGTCATGAAAATTCTCGACAAtgattatttgtcatgggtgcttgatgccgaaatccacTGGATGTTATAGTGAaatctacatttcatgtctcaaatatgctccTACAACAACaatattgagaaaaatatttcaaacaactaaactaatttcatgtcttcttgtggcTGAACAAGactatattttgaattaatttcacGTCTTCTCGTGGTCAAACAAAATAACGAGGTATTgataaaaaatcatgaatctcgaccaacccgAACGATACCATTCATTGAaatgaatgctgtgaattttaataataatcgtggtcaagGTCATAGTTGTGATCGAGGTCGTGACCATGGCAGAGGgttgttttaatcattcaaatttcaaaagaaacacacaaaatgatgaCCACAGAAGAAAACCCCCCACAAGATAATGGTTCAAaaagtattgaaaataaatgtttccgatgcggaatgactgaGCATTGGTCATGTACCTGTCgcacgtcaaaacacttagttgatctctatcaagcttccctgaagaaaaaaaagagaaaaatatggaagcaaattttgtatATCGGGATagtgacatatttgacccatctcatatgacaaatttggatgtgacagacttctttgaatctccttaAGAGAAAATCGGtagaattgatggaacatcaagtgtttcattTGACTTAAAAATATCttgatttaatgtttttttcatcttcatcttcttttctcctcttagtagatgttaacctttgtatatttcaaatgttattttttctattgtaattattttcttttataaaaaaaacttggaTCGTTTttatatgttgggtgactaaaaaatgagtaaagaagatctatgtctgacagatagtgcaactacacaACGATACTTAATAAGTAGAAagtatttttccaaattgataatATTAGAAACAAAACCAATacgatatcaggttctgcaaacctgattgaaggctttagaaaaacaaatatattttgcctagagaaacaaaatttacaattgacaatgcatcgTTCTCTAgctaatcaaagagaaatctacttagtcttaaaaatatatgttaCAATGGTTACCATATTGATACTGATAGTACGAACAATGTGGAATATCAATAGACCATATCtattgtctcaaatgaaaaacgtatactggaagagttgcctgctttatcttctggattattatactcatatacgagtaattaaaacatatgcaacaatgaacttaAAATTCATGAATCCAAAAATATTTACCATTTAGCATGACT
This window contains:
- the LOC120072868 gene encoding uncharacterized protein LOC120072868, giving the protein MEILTQPTIPKSPISDQQLQICGSGDAQTAATPIPELDEKLESSKPECKTPTPEEKTEEKQRILVLENGSIDRSTVPKSPGKLNLECKTPSPDEKTEEKRRILVSKNGSMDRSKVPKSPAKMNLECKTPTQRVKIGGIEFPKNGTPNRLKLPIAFKYPERYTSPTDLMISPISKGILARTRKGAVPSKMHELRNPEISLLYQS
- the LOC120072876 gene encoding protein CHLORORESPIRATORY REDUCTION 7, chloroplastic, whose amino-acid sequence is MERALHKHFQSCNGMFLYSNSNLSSCKRARAAKQDYKLSRRDVSKCFLGTSFLLSNLPTASKRQQIKVYGSRRRRVNQSSDTYVLLEPGEEEKFVSKEELEAILKGWLENWPTPLPPDLSRFQSIEEAVSFLVKSVCELEIDGDVGSIQWYQVRLD